A stretch of the Deinococcus misasensis DSM 22328 genome encodes the following:
- a CDS encoding PLP-dependent aminotransferase family protein — protein sequence MSKSSLDRILTALKEDIQTRQPGDKLPTVRDLMEQFQASPITINKALKALALEGKIITKTGSGTYVADPIPRRETKPTAWQEITLGSRYHPGDNLREFMANVPSGCIPLQSGYLDSELQAVEALQSSLKAVMRKPSVWGWAPTEGLEELRAWFAHEAGGYVRAADVQIVSGGQAALSTIFSALCEPEQSVLVESPTYLGALAVMRSNKLNPVPVPTDAQGVIPEFLDSAFQKTGAKVFYTQPRHSNPSGATLSPYRRKRVLEIAEKHQAFIVEDDYLNGLTFEGNPPPPLISENENHVVYLRSLTKSIAPSLRVGAIIAKGAARARVNSMSVVDGLFVSRLLQEAALHLVTSPAWPKHLRKLHQELKYRRNIAIQELKSIPGLTPYTIPTGGVHMWLRLPEGIKAEEFTRAAERNGVIVVCGNVYFPSEPMGDFVRMSFGSVDPQTLKDGIHRLGEVVEELAPLALRR from the coding sequence ATGTCAAAATCCAGTCTAGACCGTATCCTGACTGCACTCAAAGAGGACATCCAGACCCGCCAACCCGGCGACAAACTGCCCACCGTGCGCGACCTGATGGAGCAGTTTCAGGCCAGTCCCATCACCATCAACAAAGCATTGAAAGCGCTGGCTCTGGAAGGCAAAATCATCACCAAAACTGGCAGTGGAACGTACGTCGCAGACCCCATCCCGAGGCGTGAAACCAAGCCCACCGCATGGCAGGAAATCACGCTGGGATCGCGTTACCATCCCGGCGACAATTTGCGCGAATTCATGGCCAACGTGCCGAGCGGTTGCATTCCCCTGCAATCCGGTTATCTGGATTCAGAGCTTCAAGCAGTAGAAGCGTTACAGAGCAGCCTGAAAGCCGTGATGCGCAAACCCTCGGTGTGGGGATGGGCACCGACCGAAGGCCTCGAAGAACTGCGGGCATGGTTTGCCCACGAAGCAGGCGGATACGTGCGTGCCGCAGATGTGCAGATTGTCTCTGGAGGTCAGGCTGCCCTCTCCACCATCTTCAGTGCCCTGTGCGAACCCGAGCAGAGTGTGCTTGTGGAATCCCCCACCTATCTGGGGGCTCTGGCCGTGATGCGCTCGAACAAACTGAATCCCGTTCCAGTGCCCACCGATGCCCAGGGGGTGATCCCGGAGTTTCTGGATTCGGCTTTCCAGAAAACCGGAGCGAAGGTGTTTTACACCCAGCCTCGCCACTCCAACCCGAGTGGAGCCACCCTGAGTCCTTACCGCCGCAAGCGGGTGCTGGAAATTGCCGAAAAACATCAGGCTTTCATTGTGGAAGACGACTACCTGAATGGCCTGACCTTCGAAGGCAACCCTCCCCCACCCCTGATCAGCGAGAACGAAAACCACGTGGTTTACCTGCGCTCCCTGACCAAAAGCATCGCCCCGAGTTTGCGTGTGGGGGCCATCATTGCAAAAGGTGCAGCTCGGGCAAGGGTCAATTCCATGAGTGTGGTGGATGGTCTTTTTGTCAGCAGACTGCTCCAGGAGGCGGCCCTTCATCTGGTCACCAGCCCAGCATGGCCCAAGCACCTGAGAAAACTCCATCAGGAACTCAAATACCGCCGGAACATTGCCATTCAGGAGCTGAAAAGCATCCCGGGCCTGACGCCCTATACCATCCCCACAGGAGGGGTACACATGTGGCTGCGTCTGCCCGAGGGCATCAAAGCCGAAGAATTCACCCGCGCCGCAGAACGCAACGGGGTGATTGTGGTGTGTGGAAACGTGTATTTCCCGTCCGAACCCATGGGAGACTTTGTGCGCATGAGTTTCGGCTCAGTGGACCCACAGACCCTTAAAGACGGGATTCACAGGCTGGGAGAAGTGGTGGAAGAGTTGGCTCCGTTGGCATTGCGGAGGTGA
- a CDS encoding DMT family transporter, translated as MKDSDNNTLYLQPKSTVLSTEMQGILLAFLGVLIFSWTLPASRLAAPEMGGLAVGVFRNLIGAAVAVAVLLINKEKFPERKHWKSIALATMGTVGFGTSVAIAMKDVPSAHGAVVIAVIPLTTALLAVLRAKERPPLNFWIGIVVGCATVVTFLISQNGGSLKFHPADLWLLAALVFSAFTYVEGAKVTRHMPGWKAVSWILVFTLPVIVPASIYLLVQNPHILSLTPTAWGGLLYVSLFSAYLGFFPWYHSFTLVGISRAGVIQLLQPLMTFVWGALFLGEHLTPAILIAGAVVLGSTVLCWKK; from the coding sequence ATGAAAGACAGCGATAACAATACCCTGTATTTACAACCGAAGTCCACAGTGTTATCCACTGAAATGCAGGGCATCCTGCTGGCTTTTCTGGGCGTCTTGATATTTTCATGGACCCTTCCTGCCTCCAGACTTGCCGCTCCAGAGATGGGTGGTCTGGCCGTGGGTGTTTTTCGCAACCTGATTGGGGCTGCTGTCGCTGTTGCGGTTTTGCTCATCAACAAAGAAAAGTTTCCAGAAAGAAAACACTGGAAAAGCATTGCTCTGGCCACCATGGGCACGGTGGGTTTTGGCACCAGTGTGGCCATCGCCATGAAAGATGTGCCCTCGGCCCACGGTGCAGTGGTGATCGCTGTGATTCCCCTGACCACGGCACTTCTGGCCGTTTTGCGGGCCAAGGAACGTCCTCCACTGAATTTCTGGATTGGCATTGTGGTGGGCTGTGCCACTGTGGTCACTTTCCTGATCAGCCAGAACGGGGGCAGCCTGAAATTTCACCCTGCAGATTTGTGGCTGCTGGCTGCTCTGGTGTTCTCCGCTTTCACTTACGTGGAAGGGGCCAAGGTGACCCGCCACATGCCCGGCTGGAAAGCCGTTTCATGGATTCTGGTGTTCACGCTGCCCGTCATTGTGCCTGCCAGCATTTATTTGCTGGTTCAAAACCCCCACATCCTGAGCCTGACCCCCACCGCATGGGGCGGACTGCTTTATGTGTCCCTCTTCAGTGCATATCTGGGCTTCTTTCCTTGGTACCACAGCTTTACTCTGGTTGGCATTTCCAGAGCAGGGGTGATCCAGCTCTTGCAACCCCTGATGACTTTTGTGTGGGGTGCCCTGTTTCTCGGAGAACACCTGACCCCGGCCATTTTGATTGCTGGAGCGGTGGTGCTCGGGAGCACGGTGCTGTGCTGGAAGAAATAG
- the carB gene encoding carbamoyl-phosphate synthase large subunit yields the protein MPARTDLKKILILGSGPIQIGQAAEFDYSGTQALKALKKAGYEVILINSNPATIMTDPELADRTYIEPLTKDYVKAVIAKERPDAILPTLGGQTALNLAMELHEDGALEEFGVKLIGAGPEAIKKGEDRELFQAAMKKIGVETAKGKMVHTLEEAKEFQKELGLPVVIRPSFTLGGTGGGIAHTYEEFLQITEQGLRDSPVTSVLLEESILGWKEYELEVMRDTNDTVVIITSIENFDPMGVHTGDSITVAPAQTLSDVEYQRLRDQSLAIIREIGVETGGSNIQFAVNPKNGRVIVIEMNPRVSRSSALASKATGFPIAKIAALLAVGYHLDELPNDITRVTPAAFEPTIDYVVTKIPRFAFEKFPGTPDGLGTQMRSVGEVMAIGRTFKESLQKAIRSLEGDLRADFAERSEADLRALLYPNPRRIGALLELIRRGVSLEELHQITFIDHWFLCQVKEILDAEKEILDLGDIKEWKYEYWREIKRLGFSDARIGEIVGLSELEVRDLRKKAKATPVYKTVDTCGAEFEAFTPYHYSTYEWEDEVTPTDKPKIVILGSGPNRIGQGVEFDYATVHAVWALQEAGYETIMVNSNPETVSTDYDTADRLYFEPLTFEDVMNIIDHEKPVGVIVQLGGQTPLKLAGKLAAAGAPIIGTSPETIHQAEDRKSFNDLCEKLGIPQPKGLVAKDAEEAYQHAEKLGFPLMVRPSYVLGGRAMRTVRSMDELKTYLEEVYAEVEGKPSILLDQFLEGALELDVDTLSDGTRAVVAGVMEHIEAAGIHSGDSACILPPVHLSEDLLQTVKATTERLALELGVKGLMNVQYAIKDGVAYILEANPRASRTVPFVSKAIGHPLAKYAALIGVGKTLEDLNFLETPQPKMYSVKEVHLPFLKFKNVLPILGPEMKSTGESMGIDADPFKAFYRAQLGVKSMLPKGGTVTVIGQGLDDVCKMLQEAGYAVGTKPGGELPKLLIDTTGSQYLRTCLERGVPIVTTKEAAIWTAKALAAVQDEAPTAKSLQEWLA from the coding sequence ATGCCTGCACGGACCGACCTCAAGAAAATCCTGATTCTCGGCAGTGGACCCATTCAGATCGGGCAAGCTGCCGAGTTTGATTATTCCGGCACCCAGGCCCTCAAGGCCCTCAAAAAAGCCGGTTATGAAGTGATCCTGATCAACTCCAACCCGGCCACCATCATGACCGACCCCGAGCTGGCAGACCGCACCTACATCGAACCCCTCACCAAGGATTACGTGAAGGCCGTGATTGCCAAGGAGCGTCCAGACGCCATCCTGCCCACCCTCGGGGGCCAGACCGCACTCAACCTTGCCATGGAACTGCACGAAGACGGTGCCCTTGAGGAATTCGGGGTCAAGCTGATCGGTGCAGGTCCCGAGGCCATCAAAAAAGGCGAGGACCGCGAGCTGTTCCAGGCCGCCATGAAAAAAATTGGTGTGGAAACCGCCAAAGGCAAGATGGTCCACACTCTAGAGGAAGCCAAGGAGTTCCAGAAAGAACTCGGGCTCCCTGTGGTGATCCGTCCCAGCTTCACCCTCGGGGGAACCGGGGGCGGGATTGCCCACACCTACGAGGAATTCCTGCAAATCACCGAGCAGGGTCTGCGCGATTCTCCGGTGACCAGTGTGCTCCTTGAAGAGTCCATTCTGGGCTGGAAGGAATACGAGCTTGAAGTGATGCGCGACACCAACGACACCGTGGTGATCATCACCAGCATCGAAAACTTCGATCCCATGGGCGTGCACACCGGAGACTCCATCACCGTGGCCCCTGCCCAGACCCTGTCCGATGTGGAGTACCAGAGGCTCCGCGACCAGTCTCTGGCCATCATCCGTGAAATCGGCGTGGAAACCGGCGGAAGCAACATCCAGTTTGCCGTGAACCCCAAAAACGGACGGGTGATCGTCATCGAGATGAACCCCCGCGTGAGCCGTTCCTCTGCGCTGGCCTCCAAAGCCACCGGGTTCCCCATCGCCAAAATTGCTGCGCTGCTTGCAGTGGGATACCACCTCGATGAGCTGCCCAACGACATCACCCGCGTGACCCCCGCTGCCTTCGAGCCCACCATCGATTACGTGGTGACCAAGATCCCCAGATTCGCCTTCGAGAAATTCCCCGGAACCCCGGACGGTCTGGGCACCCAGATGCGCTCGGTGGGCGAGGTGATGGCGATTGGACGCACCTTCAAAGAGTCCCTGCAGAAAGCCATCCGCTCTCTGGAAGGCGACCTGCGTGCCGACTTTGCCGAACGCAGTGAAGCCGACCTGCGTGCCCTCCTCTACCCCAACCCCAGACGCATCGGAGCCCTGCTGGAACTGATTCGCCGTGGGGTCAGCCTTGAAGAGTTGCACCAGATCACCTTCATTGACCACTGGTTCCTGTGTCAGGTCAAAGAAATTCTGGACGCCGAGAAGGAAATTCTGGACCTCGGGGACATCAAAGAGTGGAAGTATGAATACTGGCGCGAAATCAAGCGTCTGGGCTTCAGTGATGCCCGCATCGGTGAAATCGTGGGCCTCTCTGAACTGGAAGTGCGCGACCTCCGCAAAAAAGCCAAGGCCACCCCGGTGTACAAAACCGTGGACACCTGCGGTGCAGAGTTCGAAGCTTTCACCCCTTACCACTACAGCACCTACGAGTGGGAAGACGAAGTCACCCCCACCGACAAACCCAAAATCGTGATTCTGGGCTCGGGTCCCAACCGCATCGGACAGGGCGTGGAATTTGACTACGCCACCGTGCACGCCGTGTGGGCCTTGCAAGAAGCCGGATACGAGACCATCATGGTCAACTCCAACCCCGAGACCGTCTCCACGGACTATGACACCGCAGACCGTCTGTACTTCGAGCCCCTGACCTTCGAAGACGTCATGAACATCATCGACCACGAAAAACCCGTGGGCGTAATCGTGCAACTGGGTGGTCAGACCCCCCTGAAACTGGCTGGAAAACTGGCTGCCGCAGGTGCTCCCATCATCGGAACCAGCCCAGAGACCATCCACCAGGCCGAAGACCGCAAGAGCTTCAACGACCTCTGCGAAAAACTGGGCATTCCCCAGCCCAAAGGCCTGGTCGCCAAAGACGCCGAAGAAGCCTACCAGCACGCCGAAAAACTGGGCTTCCCCCTGATGGTGCGTCCTTCTTACGTGCTCGGTGGTCGCGCCATGCGCACCGTCCGCAGCATGGATGAACTGAAAACCTATCTGGAAGAGGTGTACGCCGAAGTGGAAGGCAAACCCTCCATCCTGCTGGACCAGTTCCTTGAAGGGGCTCTGGAACTCGATGTGGACACCCTCTCTGACGGTACACGCGCAGTGGTGGCCGGAGTGATGGAGCACATCGAAGCTGCCGGGATTCACTCGGGCGATTCTGCCTGCATCCTGCCCCCCGTACACCTGTCCGAAGACCTGCTGCAAACCGTCAAAGCCACCACCGAACGCCTTGCACTGGAACTGGGCGTGAAGGGCCTGATGAACGTGCAGTACGCCATCAAAGACGGTGTGGCCTACATTCTGGAAGCCAACCCCCGCGCTTCCCGCACCGTGCCCTTCGTGAGCAAGGCCATCGGTCACCCTCTGGCGAAGTACGCTGCCCTGATTGGCGTGGGCAAGACCCTTGAGGACCTGAATTTCCTTGAGACCCCCCAGCCCAAAATGTACAGCGTGAAGGAAGTGCACCTCCCCTTCCTGAAATTCAAAAACGTCCTTCCAATTCTGGGCCCAGAGATGAAATCCACCGGAGAAAGCATGGGCATCGACGCCGATCCCTTCAAAGCCTTCTACCGTGCCCAACTCGGGGTCAAGAGCATGCTGCCCAAAGGTGGCACCGTGACCGTGATTGGTCAGGGCCTCGATGACGTGTGCAAGATGCTGCAAGAGGCCGGTTACGCTGTGGGCACCAAACCCGGCGGCGAACTGCCCAAACTGCTCATCGACACCACCGGCAGCCAGTACCTGCGCACCTGCCTTGAGCGTGGCGTGCCCATCGTGACCACCAAAGAGGCCGCCATCTGGACCGCCAAAGCTCTGGCTGCTGTGCAGGATGAGGCTCCAACGGCCAAGAGCTTGCAGGAGTGGCTGGCTTAA
- a CDS encoding argininosuccinate synthase produces MTKEKIVLAYSGGLDTSIILKWLQVERNYDVIAFTADLGQGDEVEQARVKALNTGAVNAYALDLKEEFVKDFVFPMMRSSALYEGYYLLGTSIARPLIAKYMVEIAEKEGAVAVSHGATGKGNDQVRFELTAFALKPDIKTVAPWREWSFKGRADLEAFAHEHNIPVPTTKKDPWSMDANMLHISYEGGILEDPWNEPPSHMFKLTVNPEEAPDTPEYVEIEFVAGDPVAINGEKLSPAQLLEKANQIAGAHGVGRVDLVENRFVGMKSRGVYETPGGTLLYHARRAVESLALDREVLHQRDQLAPKYAELIYNGFWFAPEREALQVYFDHVAQRVTGTARIKLYKGSATVAGRKSPYSLYDKELVTFEADSVYNQADAAAFIKLNALRLRVLNRVNGK; encoded by the coding sequence ATGACCAAAGAAAAAATCGTACTGGCATACAGCGGAGGACTGGACACCTCCATCATTCTCAAATGGCTGCAAGTGGAGCGCAATTACGATGTGATCGCTTTCACCGCCGACCTCGGACAGGGAGATGAAGTCGAGCAGGCCCGAGTCAAGGCCCTCAACACCGGAGCCGTGAACGCCTACGCTCTGGACCTCAAAGAGGAATTCGTCAAAGACTTCGTGTTCCCCATGATGCGTTCCAGTGCCCTCTACGAAGGCTACTACCTGCTCGGGACCAGCATTGCCCGTCCCCTGATTGCCAAGTACATGGTCGAGATTGCCGAAAAAGAAGGTGCAGTGGCGGTTTCCCACGGTGCCACCGGAAAAGGCAACGATCAGGTGCGTTTCGAACTGACCGCTTTTGCCCTCAAGCCCGACATCAAAACTGTGGCTCCATGGCGCGAGTGGTCCTTCAAAGGCCGTGCAGACCTCGAGGCCTTCGCCCACGAGCACAACATTCCGGTGCCCACCACCAAAAAAGACCCTTGGAGCATGGATGCCAACATGCTGCACATCTCCTATGAGGGTGGCATCTTGGAAGACCCCTGGAACGAACCCCCAAGCCACATGTTCAAACTGACCGTCAACCCCGAGGAAGCCCCCGACACCCCCGAGTACGTGGAAATTGAATTCGTGGCGGGCGATCCTGTGGCCATCAACGGTGAAAAACTGTCTCCTGCACAACTGCTGGAAAAAGCCAACCAGATTGCAGGAGCACACGGTGTGGGCCGTGTGGATCTCGTGGAGAACCGCTTCGTGGGCATGAAGTCCCGTGGTGTCTACGAAACCCCCGGCGGAACCCTGCTGTACCATGCCCGCCGCGCCGTGGAATCTCTGGCTCTGGACCGCGAAGTGCTGCACCAGCGCGACCAGCTTGCCCCCAAATACGCCGAACTGATTTACAACGGCTTCTGGTTTGCTCCAGAGCGTGAAGCCCTGCAAGTCTACTTTGACCATGTGGCCCAGCGCGTGACCGGAACCGCACGCATCAAACTGTACAAGGGCAGTGCCACCGTGGCTGGCCGCAAGTCCCCCTACAGCCTTTATGACAAGGAACTGGTCACCTTCGAGGCCGACAGCGTGTACAACCAGGCCGACGCTGCTGCATTCATCAAACTGAATGCCCTGCGTTTGCGGGTGCTGAACCGGGTGAATGGGAAGTAA
- a CDS encoding GNAT family N-acetyltransferase: MKLLHPAKREDAARIVSLVHRAWKDTIDPRSSGHRMTVPEVEEIFDDSGGGFLVSRDNEVVGCVCYRPNGKTLELSKLAVLPEARKQGFSIMLVRAVEDYANQHGFKRILLAVSQYNLSVLPLYEKLGYTIAPNEVYEHSHPGSPTPVVMVRKLQTRRDYRLRQATHEDAPTIAALVRAAWKDSIDPRSSGHRTTPEAVTEHLSQGGGFVMEEHFNYGETRPVGCVCFVPDGETLDLMKLAVLNDTRGYGLAKRLVLAVEEHAVREGYKKVLLAVSTYNLAVIPFYEKLGYCIDEQAVYRHPSASVPGPKVMVKTL, encoded by the coding sequence ATGAAACTGTTACATCCTGCCAAACGTGAAGATGCAGCGCGCATCGTTTCTCTGGTGCACCGGGCGTGGAAAGACACCATCGACCCCAGATCCAGCGGTCACCGCATGACGGTTCCAGAAGTCGAAGAGATCTTTGACGACTCGGGCGGCGGATTTCTGGTCTCCAGAGACAACGAAGTGGTCGGTTGCGTGTGTTACCGTCCCAACGGCAAAACCCTTGAGCTGTCCAAACTGGCGGTTTTGCCAGAGGCACGCAAGCAGGGCTTTTCGATCATGCTGGTCCGGGCCGTAGAGGATTATGCCAACCAGCATGGTTTCAAGCGCATTTTGCTGGCGGTCAGTCAGTACAACCTCTCGGTGCTCCCCCTCTACGAAAAACTCGGGTACACCATTGCTCCCAACGAGGTCTACGAGCATTCCCATCCGGGCAGTCCCACGCCGGTGGTGATGGTTCGCAAACTGCAAACCCGACGGGATTACCGTTTGCGTCAGGCCACCCATGAAGACGCACCCACCATTGCCGCTCTGGTGCGTGCAGCATGGAAAGATTCCATCGATCCCCGTTCCAGTGGTCACCGGACCACTCCAGAGGCCGTCACCGAGCACCTCTCTCAGGGAGGCGGCTTTGTGATGGAGGAGCACTTCAATTATGGGGAAACCCGTCCGGTGGGTTGCGTGTGCTTTGTGCCGGATGGTGAAACGCTCGACCTCATGAAACTGGCGGTCCTGAATGACACCCGAGGATACGGTCTGGCCAAACGCCTCGTGCTCGCCGTGGAAGAACATGCCGTGCGTGAAGGTTACAAAAAAGTGCTGCTGGCCGTGAGCACCTACAACCTTGCGGTCATTCCGTTTTACGAGAAACTCGGGTACTGCATTGACGAGCAGGCGGTTTACCGCCATCCCAGTGCATCGGTGCCCGGTCCCAAAGTGATGGTGAAGACCCTGTGA
- a CDS encoding GNAT family N-acetyltransferase codes for MTYTFRRATPSDLHTLAEHRYRMFADMGLPEAQLEDVREAFLPWVEKQMQAGTYLTFLAEKDGQVVAGAALMWMDWPPGPLDARPGRGYLLNVYTHPEHRKQGLARLLVEQAIQECRERKVKVLSLHASEFGRPIYEKLGFQSTNEMRIHLGEHS; via the coding sequence GTGACCTACACCTTCCGACGGGCCACACCTTCAGACCTGCACACGCTGGCCGAGCACCGGTACCGGATGTTTGCAGACATGGGTTTGCCTGAGGCCCAGTTGGAAGACGTGCGTGAGGCTTTTCTCCCATGGGTGGAAAAGCAGATGCAGGCAGGCACCTACCTCACGTTTCTTGCCGAAAAAGACGGACAGGTGGTGGCAGGGGCAGCCCTGATGTGGATGGACTGGCCACCGGGACCCCTTGATGCCCGTCCGGGCAGGGGATACCTCCTCAACGTCTACACCCACCCCGAGCACCGCAAGCAGGGACTCGCACGCCTGCTGGTCGAACAAGCCATTCAGGAATGCCGGGAACGCAAAGTCAAAGTGCTGTCCTTGCATGCCAGTGAATTTGGCCGTCCCATCTACGAAAAGCTGGGTTTTCAAAGCACCAACGAAATGCGAATTCATTTAGGAGAACATTCATGA